From one Lycium ferocissimum isolate CSIRO_LF1 chromosome 5, AGI_CSIRO_Lferr_CH_V1, whole genome shotgun sequence genomic stretch:
- the LOC132055447 gene encoding cyclin-A2-4-like isoform X1, protein MPPKLTMKRDNSVVSAATEPMVRITRSRAAATEKSTLPRAAELPKQRGQKRSLQINSNTTILRERNKNVPLAARVDQKCRPVLKDVTNLCRKTSNEDCLNAIKVPKKKIMRVGNSSMNATKVTTSVDSEVYQFPAKLPQRCSINQSYSDRKFHEQQQENPTAIKSFSRKVGKAVRDAAPSTSTKLDFIDIDSDQKDPQQCSQYADEIYNNLRVAELIKRPQSNFMETLQQDITQSMRGILVDWLVEVSEEYKLVPDTLYLAVHFIDLFLSQNYVERKNLQLLGITCMLVASKYEEMCAPRVEEFCFITDNAYTKSEVLAMESLVLNFLGFRLAAPTAKTFLRRSIRAAQASYKNPNLELEFLANYLAELTLVEYGFLKFAPSAIAASSVFLARWTLDQSIHPWSPTLEHYTYYKAQDLKTIVFVLQDLQLNTKNCPLNAIRAKYRQDKFKSVACLSSPKLLEKLFQT, encoded by the exons ATGCCCCCTAAACTTACTATGAAGAGAGATAATTCAGTAGTCTCCGCTGCAACTGAGCCCATGGTTCGAATTACAAGATCTCGAGCTGCTGCCACTGAAAAATCCACGCTTCCACGCGCTGCTGAACTGCCAAAGCAGCGGGGACAGAAACGTTCTCTGCAGATAAATTCTAACACGACAATCCTCAGAGAGAGGAACAAGAATGTTCCACTTGCTGCCCGTGTGGATCAGAAATGCCGGCCTGTGCTTAAAGATGTTACAAATCTATGTCGCAAGACTTCAAATGAAGACTGCCTCAATGCTATCAAAGTCCCA aagaagaagatcatGCGAGTTGGAAACAGTTCAATGAATGCGACTAAAGTGACAACTTCAGTCGACTCTGAAGTCTATCAATTTCCAGCCAAGTTACCACAAA GGTGTAGCATTAATCAAAGTTACTCAGACAGAAAGTTCCATGAGCAACAGCAAGAAAATCCAACAGCAATCAaaagtttttcaagaaaag TTGGGAAAGCTGTTCGTGATGCGGCaccatcaacatcaacaaagtTGGACTTCATAGACATTGATTCTGATCAAAAGGATCCACAACAATGCAGTCAATATGCTGATGAGATATACAACAATTTACGGGTTGCAGAG CTAATTAAAAGGCCACAATCAAATTTCATGGAAACACTCCAACAAGATATCACACAAAGTATGCGGGGAATCCTTGTCGACTGGCTTGTGGAA GTGTCCGAGGAATATAAGTTGGTGCCAGATACACTCTATCTTGCCGTTCACTTCATCGATCTATTTCTCTCTCAAAACTATGTGGAAAGGAAAAACCTGCAGCTCCTTGGCATCACTTGCATGCTAGTTGCCTC GAAATATGAAGAGATGTGTGCTCCACGTGTTGAGGAGTTCTGTTTCATCACTGACAATGCTTACACGAAAAGTGAG GTCCTGGCAATGGAGAGTCTTGTTCTGAACTTTCTAGGTTTCCGACTCGCAGCTCCAACTGCAAAGACCTTTCTCAG GAGATCTATAAGAGCAGCACAAGCTTCTTACAAG AATCCCAATCTGGAGCTAGAGTTTTTGGCTAATTATCTAGCTGAACTGACATTGGTCGAGTATGGTTTCTTGAAATTCGCCCCCTCTGCTATTGCTGCATCATCTGTATTCCTTGCGAGATGGACACTAGATCAGTCAATCCACCCATGG AGTCCAACACTGGAGCACTATACCTATTACAAGGCTCAGGATCTGAAAACCATAGTGTTCGTATTACAAGATCTGCAGTTGAATACAAAAAACTGCCCTCTAAATGCCATACGTGCTAAATACCGACAAGATAAG TTCAAGTCCGTCGCGTGTTTGTCTTCCCCGAAGCTACTTGAGAAGCTGTTCCAAACATGA
- the LOC132055447 gene encoding cyclin-A2-4-like isoform X2, whose product MPPKLTMKRDNSVVSAATEPMVRITRSRAAATEKSTLPRAAELPKQRGQKRSLQINSNTTILRERNKNVPLAARVDQKCRPVLKDVTNLCRKTSNEDCLNAIKVPKKIMRVGNSSMNATKVTTSVDSEVYQFPAKLPQRCSINQSYSDRKFHEQQQENPTAIKSFSRKVGKAVRDAAPSTSTKLDFIDIDSDQKDPQQCSQYADEIYNNLRVAELIKRPQSNFMETLQQDITQSMRGILVDWLVEVSEEYKLVPDTLYLAVHFIDLFLSQNYVERKNLQLLGITCMLVASKYEEMCAPRVEEFCFITDNAYTKSEVLAMESLVLNFLGFRLAAPTAKTFLRRSIRAAQASYKNPNLELEFLANYLAELTLVEYGFLKFAPSAIAASSVFLARWTLDQSIHPWSPTLEHYTYYKAQDLKTIVFVLQDLQLNTKNCPLNAIRAKYRQDKFKSVACLSSPKLLEKLFQT is encoded by the exons ATGCCCCCTAAACTTACTATGAAGAGAGATAATTCAGTAGTCTCCGCTGCAACTGAGCCCATGGTTCGAATTACAAGATCTCGAGCTGCTGCCACTGAAAAATCCACGCTTCCACGCGCTGCTGAACTGCCAAAGCAGCGGGGACAGAAACGTTCTCTGCAGATAAATTCTAACACGACAATCCTCAGAGAGAGGAACAAGAATGTTCCACTTGCTGCCCGTGTGGATCAGAAATGCCGGCCTGTGCTTAAAGATGTTACAAATCTATGTCGCAAGACTTCAAATGAAGACTGCCTCAATGCTATCAAAGTCCCA aagaagatcatGCGAGTTGGAAACAGTTCAATGAATGCGACTAAAGTGACAACTTCAGTCGACTCTGAAGTCTATCAATTTCCAGCCAAGTTACCACAAA GGTGTAGCATTAATCAAAGTTACTCAGACAGAAAGTTCCATGAGCAACAGCAAGAAAATCCAACAGCAATCAaaagtttttcaagaaaag TTGGGAAAGCTGTTCGTGATGCGGCaccatcaacatcaacaaagtTGGACTTCATAGACATTGATTCTGATCAAAAGGATCCACAACAATGCAGTCAATATGCTGATGAGATATACAACAATTTACGGGTTGCAGAG CTAATTAAAAGGCCACAATCAAATTTCATGGAAACACTCCAACAAGATATCACACAAAGTATGCGGGGAATCCTTGTCGACTGGCTTGTGGAA GTGTCCGAGGAATATAAGTTGGTGCCAGATACACTCTATCTTGCCGTTCACTTCATCGATCTATTTCTCTCTCAAAACTATGTGGAAAGGAAAAACCTGCAGCTCCTTGGCATCACTTGCATGCTAGTTGCCTC GAAATATGAAGAGATGTGTGCTCCACGTGTTGAGGAGTTCTGTTTCATCACTGACAATGCTTACACGAAAAGTGAG GTCCTGGCAATGGAGAGTCTTGTTCTGAACTTTCTAGGTTTCCGACTCGCAGCTCCAACTGCAAAGACCTTTCTCAG GAGATCTATAAGAGCAGCACAAGCTTCTTACAAG AATCCCAATCTGGAGCTAGAGTTTTTGGCTAATTATCTAGCTGAACTGACATTGGTCGAGTATGGTTTCTTGAAATTCGCCCCCTCTGCTATTGCTGCATCATCTGTATTCCTTGCGAGATGGACACTAGATCAGTCAATCCACCCATGG AGTCCAACACTGGAGCACTATACCTATTACAAGGCTCAGGATCTGAAAACCATAGTGTTCGTATTACAAGATCTGCAGTTGAATACAAAAAACTGCCCTCTAAATGCCATACGTGCTAAATACCGACAAGATAAG TTCAAGTCCGTCGCGTGTTTGTCTTCCCCGAAGCTACTTGAGAAGCTGTTCCAAACATGA
- the LOC132055448 gene encoding D-glycerate 3-kinase, chloroplastic produces the protein MAGLNILSPWQLSASSTSSSSSSSYSLRFRHFYEFNNNISNCGSSTLSISGNPKSKCPPLSSQMLSNSSGNGYSWMQDNSASCDNFSPNGRKQGPLNSVSPTEQAQVSSVDDLYDFICSGPLINKIGLTPEKVAESIDKWIEYGLLLCRLFQLNQLALNEAQKIRIYHYYIPVFLWCEQEISQHCSKFKEEEEIPPLVIGFSAPQGCGKTTLVFALEYLFKITGRKAATLSIDDFYLTAEEQAKLRDSNPGNSLLEFRGNAGSHDLPLSVETLTALSKLTKEGVKMKLPRYDKSAYNGRGDRADPSTWPEVEGPLPVILFEGWMLGFKPLPPEVVKAVDPQLETVNKNLQAYYDAWHKYVKSWIVIKIQDPSYVYQWRLQAEIAMRADGKPGMSDEEVKDFVSRYLPAYKAYLPTLYSEGPTGSDPKHVLLIDIDEGRNPILAC, from the exons ATGGCGGGATTGAATATATTATCGCCATGGCAGCTGTCAGCTTCTTCcacgtcatcatcatcatcatcatcatattcgtTACGTTTTCGACATTTTTATGagtttaataataatatttccaATTGCGGGTCGTCAACTCTTTCCATTTCTGGAAACCCAAAATCAAAGTGTCCTCCTTTGTCTTCTCAAATGCTATCTAATTCTTCAG GCAATGGATATTCATGGATGCAAGATAATTCTGCTTCTTGTGATAATTTTTCCCCTAATGGAAGGAAGCAAGGTCCATTGAATTCTGTGTCTCCAACAGAACAAGCACAAGTTTCTTCCGTGGACGATCTATATGACTTCATATGCTCAGGCCCTCTCATCAATAAGATAGGTCTGACACCAGAAAAGGTGGCTGAGTCCATTGACAAGTGGATAGAGTATGGATTACTGCTCTGTAGATTGTTTCAGCTCAACCAGTTGGCTCTCAACGAGGCCCAAAAAATTCGAATCTATCACTACTATATTCCAGTCTTCTTGTGGTGTGAACAGGAAATTTCGCAGCATTGTTCCAAgttcaaagaagaagaagaaatcccGCCATTGGTG ATTGGCTTTAGTGCGCCTCAAGGATGTGGAAAGACAACACTAGTATTCGCATTAGAATATCTTTTTAAAATCACTGGGAG GAAAGCTGCTACATTATCCATTGATGATTTTTACCTAACAGCAGAAGAACAG GCAAAACTAAGAGACAGCAACCCAGGGAACTCGcttttggag TTTCGTGGAAATGCTGGAAGCCATGATCTTCCATTGTCTGTTGAGACACTGACAGCGCTAAGTAAATTGACGAAAGAAG GTGTGAAAATGAAGCTTCCTAGATATGATAAA TCTGCTTACAATGGTAGAGGTGATAGAGCTGATCCCTCCACATGGCCAGAGGTTGAAGGGCCTCTACCG GTAATTCTGTTTGAGGGTTGGATGCTTGGGTTCAAACCCCTTCCACCTGAAGTTGTCAAAGCTGTTGATCCACAG CTAGAGACGGTCAACAAGAACTTACAAGCTTATTATGATGCATGGCATAAGTATGTTAAATCATGGATTGTTATCAAGATTCAAGACCCTAGTTATGTCTACCAGTGGCGTTTGCAG GCAGAGATTGCAATGAGAGCTGACGGGAAGCCTGGGATGTCTGATGAGGAG GTGAAGGACTTTGTATCCCGCTACTTGCCAGCATACAAGGCTTACCTTCCCACACTATACTCGGAAGGTCCTACTGGCTCAGATCCAAAGCATGTTCTTCTCATTGATATTGATGAAGGGAGAAATCCCATCCTCGCTTGCTAA